A single region of the Streptomyces sp. AM 4-1-1 genome encodes:
- a CDS encoding NUDIX domain-containing protein produces MSAADELLDIVDVRDRVVGQAPRGEATARRLRHRCVFIEVRDARDRIFVHRRTASKLVFPSHHDMFVGGVVGAGETYDEAALREAEEELGVTGLPRPEPLFSFLYESPAHTWWSHVYQVRCELPVDPQAEEVAWHTFLTDAELEQRLDTLRWVPDGLETYRRLREFRA; encoded by the coding sequence ATGAGTGCTGCTGATGAACTCCTCGACATCGTGGACGTCCGGGACCGGGTCGTCGGGCAGGCCCCACGTGGCGAGGCGACCGCGCGGCGGCTGCGCCACCGCTGTGTGTTCATCGAGGTCAGGGACGCGCGGGACCGGATCTTCGTCCACCGCAGAACGGCGTCCAAGCTGGTCTTCCCCTCGCACCACGACATGTTCGTCGGCGGAGTGGTCGGCGCGGGCGAGACGTACGACGAGGCCGCGCTGCGCGAGGCCGAGGAGGAGCTGGGGGTCACGGGTCTGCCCCGCCCCGAACCCCTCTTCTCGTTCCTGTACGAGAGCCCCGCGCACACCTGGTGGTCGCACGTCTACCAGGTGCGGTGCGAACTTCCGGTGGACCCGCAGGCCGAGGAGGTCGCCTGGCACACCTTCCTCACCGACGCGGAACTGGAGCAGCGGCTCGACACCCTGCGGTGGGTGCCGGACGGCCTTGAGACGTACCGGCGGCTCCGGGAGTTCAGAGCGTGA
- a CDS encoding DUF202 domain-containing protein: protein MKSVVRSLRLWFAPQRVREEGDTPDYRFSLANERTFLAWIRTALALIGGGFAVDQFLPGLSWGVRAGLALALLAAGVLCALRAVNHWVRCERAMRRGESLPVSRFPTLLGLVVAVVAVVMVVVVLFGWEGR from the coding sequence GTGAAAAGCGTCGTACGGAGCCTGCGGCTGTGGTTCGCGCCGCAGCGGGTCCGGGAGGAGGGCGACACCCCCGACTACCGCTTCTCACTGGCCAACGAGCGGACGTTCCTGGCGTGGATTCGGACGGCTCTCGCGCTGATCGGTGGCGGCTTCGCCGTCGATCAGTTCCTGCCGGGACTGTCCTGGGGCGTGCGCGCGGGGCTGGCGCTGGCACTGCTCGCGGCCGGGGTGCTGTGCGCGCTGCGGGCGGTCAACCACTGGGTGCGGTGCGAGCGGGCGATGCGGCGGGGCGAAAGCCTTCCGGTGTCCCGCTTCCCGACCCTGCTGGGTCTCGTCGTCGCGGTCGTCGCCGTCGTGATGGTCGTGGTGGTCCTCTTCGGCTGGGAGGGCCGATGA
- a CDS encoding NADP-dependent oxidoreductase has product MKAISYSGYGGVDVLEYGERPDPKVGPDSVLVKVRAAAVNPVDRKAREGHLDSLLDAVFPVVPGWDVSGVVVQPGAAVDEFAVGDEVIGYVREDFLSRGTFAEYVAAPVRTLARKPLSLSFEEAAGLPLAGLTAYQVLHRVLRIREGETVLVHAAAGGVGSFAVQLARHAGARVVGTAGEHNHAYVRQLGGEPVAHGEGLADRLRALAPDGFDAAFDTVGGDALRVSADLLAPGGRLASIVDEEVFGHGGRYAFVRPDAADLAHLAGLAEQGILAVHVDQVFPLERAADAYRLNEEGRTRGKIVVTVDWES; this is encoded by the coding sequence ATGAAGGCGATCAGTTACAGCGGATACGGCGGGGTCGACGTCCTGGAGTACGGCGAGCGTCCCGACCCCAAGGTCGGCCCCGACAGCGTCCTGGTGAAGGTGCGCGCGGCGGCCGTGAACCCGGTCGACCGCAAGGCCCGCGAGGGCCATCTCGACTCCCTGCTCGACGCCGTCTTCCCGGTCGTCCCCGGCTGGGACGTCTCGGGGGTCGTCGTGCAGCCCGGGGCCGCCGTCGACGAGTTCGCGGTCGGCGACGAGGTCATCGGCTATGTGCGGGAGGACTTCCTGTCCCGGGGCACCTTCGCCGAGTACGTCGCCGCCCCGGTCCGTACCCTCGCCCGCAAGCCGCTGAGCCTGAGCTTCGAGGAGGCCGCGGGCCTGCCGCTGGCCGGACTCACCGCGTACCAGGTGCTCCACCGGGTCCTGCGGATCAGGGAGGGGGAGACCGTCCTGGTGCACGCCGCCGCCGGGGGCGTCGGTTCGTTCGCCGTCCAGCTCGCCCGGCACGCGGGAGCCCGCGTCGTCGGCACCGCGGGCGAGCACAACCACGCGTATGTGCGGCAGCTCGGCGGCGAGCCCGTGGCCCACGGTGAGGGACTCGCCGACCGGCTGCGCGCGCTGGCGCCGGACGGGTTCGACGCGGCCTTCGACACGGTGGGCGGAGACGCCCTGCGGGTATCGGCCGACCTGCTCGCCCCGGGCGGCCGGCTGGCGTCCATCGTGGACGAGGAGGTCTTCGGCCACGGGGGCCGCTACGCGTTCGTACGGCCCGACGCCGCCGATCTGGCGCACCTCGCGGGCCTGGCCGAACAGGGCATCCTCGCCGTCCATGTGGACCAGGTCTTCCCGCTGGAGCGGGCGGCGGACGCGTACCGGCTCAACGAGGAGGGCCGCACCCGGGGGAAGATCGTCGTCACGGTCGACTGGGAGAGCTGA
- a CDS encoding DUF202 domain-containing protein: MSGGRDPGLQPERTRLAWRRTTLSCTVVALLAAKQALHDGTSPAAAVALSLSAAAWLGFLWVAQRRVLGMGAARPLPLSTGGALVTAGCTVALAVFATVMLF, from the coding sequence ATGAGCGGCGGGCGCGACCCCGGGCTCCAGCCGGAGCGGACCCGGCTGGCGTGGCGGCGTACCACCCTGTCCTGCACGGTGGTGGCGCTGCTCGCGGCGAAGCAGGCGCTGCACGACGGTACGTCCCCGGCCGCCGCCGTGGCGCTGTCGCTGAGCGCGGCGGCCTGGCTGGGTTTTCTGTGGGTGGCGCAGCGGCGGGTGCTGGGGATGGGAGCGGCCCGGCCGCTGCCGCTGTCGACGGGCGGGGCGCTGGTCACGGCGGGTTGCACGGTCGCGCTGGCGGTGTTCGCCACGGTGATGCTGTTCTGA
- a CDS encoding DMT family transporter, with amino-acid sequence MSVLVLVLSVGAACCLGFGFVLQQDAARRAPLSDFLSFRLLLDLMRVPSWLAGIGLMVCGMVLGALALGQGEVSVVEPLLATNLLFAMALSRRRTGQRLGRQGWAGLWLLASGVAAFLLAGEPQGGRAVTDPLRHWLVIGVVVGIALLLTAIARRSRVGAGPALLAVAAGLLYGLQDALTRVSGQRLSSGGLAGMLTGWQPYAVVVLGVTGLVLVQSAFETAPLRRSLPALTAAQPLAGIACGVGFLGDRLRTDTGALAWEAAGLAAVVVGIVLLGLHPAMPDGPLGRHHTQRLQPR; translated from the coding sequence GTGTCGGTGCTGGTCCTCGTGCTCTCCGTGGGCGCCGCCTGCTGTCTGGGCTTCGGTTTCGTCCTCCAGCAGGACGCGGCCCGGCGTGCCCCGCTGAGCGACTTCCTCTCCTTCCGGCTGCTGCTCGATCTGATGCGAGTGCCGAGCTGGCTGGCCGGGATCGGGCTGATGGTCTGCGGGATGGTGCTCGGGGCGCTGGCGCTCGGCCAGGGCGAGGTCTCCGTCGTCGAACCCCTCCTCGCCACCAATCTGCTCTTCGCGATGGCGCTGTCGCGTCGCCGCACCGGACAGCGGCTCGGCCGGCAGGGCTGGGCCGGGCTCTGGCTGCTGGCGAGCGGCGTCGCGGCCTTCCTGCTGGCGGGCGAGCCGCAGGGCGGGCGGGCGGTGACCGATCCGCTGCGGCACTGGCTGGTGATCGGGGTCGTCGTGGGCATCGCGCTGCTGCTCACCGCGATCGCCAGGCGCTCCCGGGTGGGGGCGGGGCCCGCGTTGCTGGCGGTGGCGGCCGGGCTGCTGTACGGGCTCCAGGACGCGCTCACCCGGGTCAGCGGTCAGCGGCTGTCGTCCGGTGGGCTCGCCGGGATGCTGACGGGCTGGCAGCCGTACGCCGTGGTGGTCCTCGGCGTCACCGGCCTGGTCCTGGTGCAGAGCGCGTTCGAGACGGCGCCGCTGCGCAGGTCGCTGCCCGCGCTGACGGCCGCCCAGCCGCTGGCGGGGATCGCCTGCGGGGTGGGCTTCCTCGGCGACCGGCTGCGGACCGACACGGGCGCGCTGGCCTGGGAGGCGGCCGGGCTGGCCGCGGTCGTCGTCGGGATCGTCCTGCTCGGGCTGCATCCGGCGATGCCGGACGGCCCCCTGGGCAGGCACCACACGCAGCGGCTCCAGCCGCGCTGA